From Thunnus albacares chromosome 22, fThuAlb1.1, whole genome shotgun sequence, the proteins below share one genomic window:
- the slc1a1 gene encoding excitatory amino acid transporter 3 isoform X1: MDMMGNKERRGVNFKGLLKRNWLLIATVLSVLLGISLGIVVREYASLSQLHKQYFGFPGEILMRMLKLVILPLIISSMITGVAALDSEVSGRIGLRAVVYYFSTTIIAVILGIVLVMTIKPGVSQTADHIDRTGTTPNVTTVDTLLDLLRNMFPENLVQACFQQYKTKRKELEPPKVSADTTTIPPLTTTIMAAVEQNITKDYKIIGTYSDGINVLGLIVFCVAFGLVIGKMGEKGRILLEFFDALNEATMKLVQIIMCYMPIGILFLIAAKIIEVEDWEIFRKMGLYMVTVLSGLAIHATICLPLIFFVIVRKNPYTFTLGMAQALVTALMISSSSATLPVTFRCAEENNRIDKRITRFVLPVGATINMDGTALYEAVAAIFIAQLNDYALDVGQIVTISITATVASIGAAGVPNAGLVTMVIVLTAVGLPASDVTLIVAVDWLLDRFRTMINVLGDAYGASIVQKLSKRELERMDLTSDVDVANPFALEATLDDEECEKKSYVNGGFTVDKTDAISFTETSQF; encoded by the exons GGATCAGTTTGGGCATTGTAGTTAGAGAGTATGCATCCCTCTCTCAACTCCACAAGCAATATTTTGGCTTCCCAGGAGAGATCCTCATGCGAATGCTCAAGCTGGTCATCCTTCCACTCATCATTTCAAGCATGATAACAG GTGTTGCAGCCCTGGACTCTGAGGTATCAGGAAGGATAGGTCTGCGAGCTGTTGTATATTACTTCTCAACAACCATCATTGCAGTTATTCTCG GCATTGTTTTAGTGATGACTATCAAACCAGGAGTCTCTCAGACAGCTGACCACATTGACAGAACTGGGACCACGCCCAACGTCACAACAGTTGACACACTCCTGGACCTCCTCAG AAACATGTTTCCAGAAAATCTGGTGCAGGCTTGTTTTCAACAG TACAAGACCAAGCGCAAAGAGTTGGAGCCTCCAAAAGTGTCAGCCGACACCACCACAATTCCACCTCTGACAACTACTATCATGGCAGCAGTGGAG CAGAATATCACCAAGGACTATAAAATCATTGGGACATATTCTGATGGAATCAACGTATTGGGTCTTATCGTATTCTGTGTTGCTTTTGGACTTGTCATTGGGAAGATGGGTGAAAAGGGACGCATCCTCCTGGAATTTTTTGATGCCCTGAATGAAGCAACCATGAAACTGGTGCAGATAATTATGTG ctACATGCCAATAGGGATCCTGTTCCTAATCGCTGCTAAGATCATTGAGGTGGAAGACTGGGAGATCTTCAGGAAGATGGGTCTTTATATGGTGACGGTGCTGAGTGG TCTAGCCATCCATGCCACCATCTGTCTGCCACTGATCTTCTTTGTCATTGTGAGGAAGAACCCATATACATTCACACTGGGTATGGCTCAGGCCCTGGTGACAGCACTCATGATCTCCTCCAG CTCTGCCACCCTGCCTGTCACCTTCCGATGTGCTGAGGAAAACAATCGCATCGACAAGCGAATCACCCGCTTCGTCCTCCCAGTGGGTGCCACCATTAACATGGACGGCACAGCACTCTATGAGGCAGTGGCTGCTATCTTCATCGCCCAGCTGAATGACTATgctctggatgtgggccagatTGTTACCATCAG tATAACAGCAACAGTTGCCAGTATTGGAGCAGCAGGAGTTCCTAACGCTGGGCTTGTCACCATGGTGATAGTCTTAACAGCTGTAGGATTACCTGCAAGTGACGTCACTCTGATAGTCGCTGTGGATTGGCTGCT GGATCGGTTCCGTACTATGATCAACGTGCTTGGTGATGCTTATGGAGCCAGCATTGTCCAGAAACTATCCAAGAGGGAACTGGAGAGGATGGATCTGACATCAGACGTGGACGTTGCCAACCCCTTTGCCCTGGAAGCCACTTTGGATGACGAAGAGTGCGAGAAGAAATCCTATGTCAATGGAGGCTTCACTGTTGACAAGACAGATGCAATCTCCTTTACTGAAACCTCCCAGTTTTAG
- the spata6l gene encoding spermatogenesis associated 6-like protein isoform X2 — protein MRQEGPMSRKALKVVVDLKFRAVSCPGVHLPAKDDIYLSMCFMGQYRQSECVPAVFPLLFHEKMTFEKIFRHAVDPGDIAVMLEYETIRIELVQLIHPVGDTLACFEEDARRFLFPEPKLVPSFSGVDREVLMTRAPYFPGIAPRLEFSTKTTIIECSADTVINIYPNVPMRPVTKRSRKCSSRPRTSSPQRKQAQTQGRRQGGRVDRERHSIAKSDIPRSQSLSPLRAGNSQRLARHSLASWDKSSTSQPMLTSWPGSSQSSSPQRSVVFTNSSSPLTRSSSTVRYSPTGRRQSLSNGLVGGISEDDSSSSETHDPLDYHQGPEPSAMWRSYRHSRSQSCSHREWEEVHERVRGLLTTPKAVRRLVYGATHSEVDEILARRSISPGPP, from the exons ATGAGACAGGAGGGTCCAATGTCTCGAAAAGCACTGAAAGTGGTGGTTGATTTAAAGTTCAGAGCG GTTTCTTGTCCTGGAGTTCATCTGCCAGCCAAGGATGACATCTACCTCAGCATGTGCTTTATGGGCCAGTACCGTCAGTCTGAATGTGTCCCTGCTGTCTTCCCTCTGCTGTTTCATGAGAAGATGACCTTTGAAAAG ATTTTCAGGCATGCAGTTGACCCTGGGGACATCGCTGTAATGCTTGAGT ATGAGACGATAAGGATTGAACTGGTGCAGCTGATTCATCCAg tgggGGACACTCTGGCCTGCTTTGAGGAAGATGCTCGACGTTTTTTATTCCCAGAGCCCAAACTggttccctctttctctggagTGGACCGAGAGGTTCTGATGACCCGAGCACCTTACTTTCCA GGTATTGCTCCGAGGTTGGAGTTTTCCACTAAAACAACCATCATTGAGTGCTCAGCTGATACAGTGATCAACATCTACCCAAATGTACCCATG AGGCCAGTGACAAAGAGAAGCAGGAAATGCTCCAGCAGGCCCAGGACCTCCTCTCCTCAGAGGAAACAAGCTCAGACCCAGGGAAGGAGACAAGGTGGCAGAGTggacagagaaagacacagcATCGCCAAGTCAGACATTCCTAGATCCCAATCCCTGTCCCCACTGAGGGCTGGAAACAGCCAGCGCCTGGCCCGGCACAGCCTGGCCAGCTGGGACAAAAGCAGCACCTCCCAGCCT ATGTTGACTTCGTGGCCTGGATCCAGTCAATCTTCCTCACCCCAGCGCTCTGTAGTGTTTACCAACTCCTCTTCACCTTTGACCAGGTCTTCATCCACAG tgAGGTATTCTCCTACTGGCCGAAGACAATCTTTATCCAATGGTTTG GTTGGTGGTATATCTGAAGATGACTCCAGCTCTTCAGAAACACATGACCCTCTTGACTACCACCAAGGTCCTGAACCTTCAGCAATGTGGCGGTCTTACAGGCACAGCAG GTCTCAGTCCTGCTCTCATAGAGAATGGGAAGAGGTCCACGAACGTGTTCGGGGACTCCTTACGACACCAAAAGCTGTACGCCGACTTGTCTAT GGGGCCACACACTCTGAGGTAGATGAGATTTTAGCCAGGAGGTCCATCTCTCCAGGTCCACCATGA
- the slc1a1 gene encoding excitatory amino acid transporter 3 isoform X2 produces the protein MDMMGNKERRGVNFKGLLKRNWLLIATVLSVLLGISLGIVVREYASLSQLHKQYFGFPGEILMRMLKLVILPLIISSMITGVAALDSEVSGRIGLRAVVYYFSTTIIAVILGIVLVMTIKPGVSQTADHIDRTGTTPNVTTVDTLLDLLRNMFPENLVQACFQQYKTKRKELEPPKVSADTTTIPPLTTTIMAAVENITKDYKIIGTYSDGINVLGLIVFCVAFGLVIGKMGEKGRILLEFFDALNEATMKLVQIIMCYMPIGILFLIAAKIIEVEDWEIFRKMGLYMVTVLSGLAIHATICLPLIFFVIVRKNPYTFTLGMAQALVTALMISSSSATLPVTFRCAEENNRIDKRITRFVLPVGATINMDGTALYEAVAAIFIAQLNDYALDVGQIVTISITATVASIGAAGVPNAGLVTMVIVLTAVGLPASDVTLIVAVDWLLDRFRTMINVLGDAYGASIVQKLSKRELERMDLTSDVDVANPFALEATLDDEECEKKSYVNGGFTVDKTDAISFTETSQF, from the exons GGATCAGTTTGGGCATTGTAGTTAGAGAGTATGCATCCCTCTCTCAACTCCACAAGCAATATTTTGGCTTCCCAGGAGAGATCCTCATGCGAATGCTCAAGCTGGTCATCCTTCCACTCATCATTTCAAGCATGATAACAG GTGTTGCAGCCCTGGACTCTGAGGTATCAGGAAGGATAGGTCTGCGAGCTGTTGTATATTACTTCTCAACAACCATCATTGCAGTTATTCTCG GCATTGTTTTAGTGATGACTATCAAACCAGGAGTCTCTCAGACAGCTGACCACATTGACAGAACTGGGACCACGCCCAACGTCACAACAGTTGACACACTCCTGGACCTCCTCAG AAACATGTTTCCAGAAAATCTGGTGCAGGCTTGTTTTCAACAG TACAAGACCAAGCGCAAAGAGTTGGAGCCTCCAAAAGTGTCAGCCGACACCACCACAATTCCACCTCTGACAACTACTATCATGGCAGCAGTGGAG AATATCACCAAGGACTATAAAATCATTGGGACATATTCTGATGGAATCAACGTATTGGGTCTTATCGTATTCTGTGTTGCTTTTGGACTTGTCATTGGGAAGATGGGTGAAAAGGGACGCATCCTCCTGGAATTTTTTGATGCCCTGAATGAAGCAACCATGAAACTGGTGCAGATAATTATGTG ctACATGCCAATAGGGATCCTGTTCCTAATCGCTGCTAAGATCATTGAGGTGGAAGACTGGGAGATCTTCAGGAAGATGGGTCTTTATATGGTGACGGTGCTGAGTGG TCTAGCCATCCATGCCACCATCTGTCTGCCACTGATCTTCTTTGTCATTGTGAGGAAGAACCCATATACATTCACACTGGGTATGGCTCAGGCCCTGGTGACAGCACTCATGATCTCCTCCAG CTCTGCCACCCTGCCTGTCACCTTCCGATGTGCTGAGGAAAACAATCGCATCGACAAGCGAATCACCCGCTTCGTCCTCCCAGTGGGTGCCACCATTAACATGGACGGCACAGCACTCTATGAGGCAGTGGCTGCTATCTTCATCGCCCAGCTGAATGACTATgctctggatgtgggccagatTGTTACCATCAG tATAACAGCAACAGTTGCCAGTATTGGAGCAGCAGGAGTTCCTAACGCTGGGCTTGTCACCATGGTGATAGTCTTAACAGCTGTAGGATTACCTGCAAGTGACGTCACTCTGATAGTCGCTGTGGATTGGCTGCT GGATCGGTTCCGTACTATGATCAACGTGCTTGGTGATGCTTATGGAGCCAGCATTGTCCAGAAACTATCCAAGAGGGAACTGGAGAGGATGGATCTGACATCAGACGTGGACGTTGCCAACCCCTTTGCCCTGGAAGCCACTTTGGATGACGAAGAGTGCGAGAAGAAATCCTATGTCAATGGAGGCTTCACTGTTGACAAGACAGATGCAATCTCCTTTACTGAAACCTCCCAGTTTTAG
- the spata6l gene encoding spermatogenesis associated 6-like protein isoform X3, with protein sequence MCFMGQYRQSECVPAVFPLLFHEKMTFEKIFRHAVDPGDIAVMLEYETIRIELVQLIHPVGDTLACFEEDARRFLFPEPKLVPSFSGVDREVLMTRAPYFPGIAPRLEFSTKTTIIECSADTVINIYPNVPMRPVTKRSRKCSSRPRTSSPQRKQAQTQGRRQGGRVDRERHSIAKSDIPRSQSLSPLRAGNSQRLARHSLASWDKSSTSQPMLTSWPGSSQSSSPQRSVVFTNSSSPLTRSSSTVRYSPTGRRQSLSNGLVGGISEDDSSSSETHDPLDYHQGPEPSAMWRSYRHSRSQSCSHREWEEVHERVRGLLTTPKAVRRLVYGATHSEVDEILARRSISPGPP encoded by the exons ATGTGCTTTATGGGCCAGTACCGTCAGTCTGAATGTGTCCCTGCTGTCTTCCCTCTGCTGTTTCATGAGAAGATGACCTTTGAAAAG ATTTTCAGGCATGCAGTTGACCCTGGGGACATCGCTGTAATGCTTGAGT ATGAGACGATAAGGATTGAACTGGTGCAGCTGATTCATCCAg tgggGGACACTCTGGCCTGCTTTGAGGAAGATGCTCGACGTTTTTTATTCCCAGAGCCCAAACTggttccctctttctctggagTGGACCGAGAGGTTCTGATGACCCGAGCACCTTACTTTCCA GGTATTGCTCCGAGGTTGGAGTTTTCCACTAAAACAACCATCATTGAGTGCTCAGCTGATACAGTGATCAACATCTACCCAAATGTACCCATG AGGCCAGTGACAAAGAGAAGCAGGAAATGCTCCAGCAGGCCCAGGACCTCCTCTCCTCAGAGGAAACAAGCTCAGACCCAGGGAAGGAGACAAGGTGGCAGAGTggacagagaaagacacagcATCGCCAAGTCAGACATTCCTAGATCCCAATCCCTGTCCCCACTGAGGGCTGGAAACAGCCAGCGCCTGGCCCGGCACAGCCTGGCCAGCTGGGACAAAAGCAGCACCTCCCAGCCT ATGTTGACTTCGTGGCCTGGATCCAGTCAATCTTCCTCACCCCAGCGCTCTGTAGTGTTTACCAACTCCTCTTCACCTTTGACCAGGTCTTCATCCACAG tgAGGTATTCTCCTACTGGCCGAAGACAATCTTTATCCAATGGTTTG GTTGGTGGTATATCTGAAGATGACTCCAGCTCTTCAGAAACACATGACCCTCTTGACTACCACCAAGGTCCTGAACCTTCAGCAATGTGGCGGTCTTACAGGCACAGCAG GTCTCAGTCCTGCTCTCATAGAGAATGGGAAGAGGTCCACGAACGTGTTCGGGGACTCCTTACGACACCAAAAGCTGTACGCCGACTTGTCTAT GGGGCCACACACTCTGAGGTAGATGAGATTTTAGCCAGGAGGTCCATCTCTCCAGGTCCACCATGA
- the spata6l gene encoding spermatogenesis associated 6-like protein isoform X1 yields MNVSHYGRVSSGCNYNGSCGIPGNKVSCPGVHLPAKDDIYLSMCFMGQYRQSECVPAVFPLLFHEKMTFEKIFRHAVDPGDIAVMLEYETIRIELVQLIHPVGDTLACFEEDARRFLFPEPKLVPSFSGVDREVLMTRAPYFPGIAPRLEFSTKTTIIECSADTVINIYPNVPMRPVTKRSRKCSSRPRTSSPQRKQAQTQGRRQGGRVDRERHSIAKSDIPRSQSLSPLRAGNSQRLARHSLASWDKSSTSQPMLTSWPGSSQSSSPQRSVVFTNSSSPLTRSSSTVRYSPTGRRQSLSNGLVGGISEDDSSSSETHDPLDYHQGPEPSAMWRSYRHSRSQSCSHREWEEVHERVRGLLTTPKAVRRLVYGATHSEVDEILARRSISPGPP; encoded by the exons ATGAACGTCTCCCATTATGGAAGGGTCAGCTCTGGTTGCAACTACAACGGAAGTTGTGGTATCCCTGGTAACAAG GTTTCTTGTCCTGGAGTTCATCTGCCAGCCAAGGATGACATCTACCTCAGCATGTGCTTTATGGGCCAGTACCGTCAGTCTGAATGTGTCCCTGCTGTCTTCCCTCTGCTGTTTCATGAGAAGATGACCTTTGAAAAG ATTTTCAGGCATGCAGTTGACCCTGGGGACATCGCTGTAATGCTTGAGT ATGAGACGATAAGGATTGAACTGGTGCAGCTGATTCATCCAg tgggGGACACTCTGGCCTGCTTTGAGGAAGATGCTCGACGTTTTTTATTCCCAGAGCCCAAACTggttccctctttctctggagTGGACCGAGAGGTTCTGATGACCCGAGCACCTTACTTTCCA GGTATTGCTCCGAGGTTGGAGTTTTCCACTAAAACAACCATCATTGAGTGCTCAGCTGATACAGTGATCAACATCTACCCAAATGTACCCATG AGGCCAGTGACAAAGAGAAGCAGGAAATGCTCCAGCAGGCCCAGGACCTCCTCTCCTCAGAGGAAACAAGCTCAGACCCAGGGAAGGAGACAAGGTGGCAGAGTggacagagaaagacacagcATCGCCAAGTCAGACATTCCTAGATCCCAATCCCTGTCCCCACTGAGGGCTGGAAACAGCCAGCGCCTGGCCCGGCACAGCCTGGCCAGCTGGGACAAAAGCAGCACCTCCCAGCCT ATGTTGACTTCGTGGCCTGGATCCAGTCAATCTTCCTCACCCCAGCGCTCTGTAGTGTTTACCAACTCCTCTTCACCTTTGACCAGGTCTTCATCCACAG tgAGGTATTCTCCTACTGGCCGAAGACAATCTTTATCCAATGGTTTG GTTGGTGGTATATCTGAAGATGACTCCAGCTCTTCAGAAACACATGACCCTCTTGACTACCACCAAGGTCCTGAACCTTCAGCAATGTGGCGGTCTTACAGGCACAGCAG GTCTCAGTCCTGCTCTCATAGAGAATGGGAAGAGGTCCACGAACGTGTTCGGGGACTCCTTACGACACCAAAAGCTGTACGCCGACTTGTCTAT GGGGCCACACACTCTGAGGTAGATGAGATTTTAGCCAGGAGGTCCATCTCTCCAGGTCCACCATGA